In Micromonas commoda chromosome 16, complete sequence, the genomic window GGGGGCCTGGGCTCCGAGGGGTCCTTCGCTGGGCTCCGAGGCGtgaggcgcgagcgggttTACGACTCGCGGTTTCTCGCCGGTTACGGCTGCAACGtgacgacgcgaaggtgagaacgtcgcgcgggttgtggcgcggcgcggcgcgaccggaGAGAGCTCGGTGACGATGAGACGTGGCGCGGGGTATCGGGGGAGTCCGATCAGCTTTGGGTTGGGTCGGGTTCCCCAGTCTGTTTGACCGTGAAATTTCGTGGCAACACTTGAGTGCTAAGAGAAAAAACCCGTATGGCGAATCAGTTAGGTCAGTGTCGGGATCTGTATGTGAGATCCAGGATTTTTTCAGCCAATCAGAGCGCGATCTGGGACGAAGGGATATGCGCCTTTCCGAGCGACCGAGGATTACGCCCCGGCACAGCCGAGGTACGCGCCTCTCCGAGAGAGCTCGCGCCACCACACCGGATCTAAACAGACCCCGGGACAAATATGTCCGCCATGGCGACCATCCAGCTGGCCGGCGCccccctcgtcgcccgccgcggctccgccaagaaggcctCCAAGGCTAACCGAAGGGCGATGCGATGCAACGctgccaccgccgcggaggtcgaGGGGAAGGTCATCAGCTACCCCTTCGTCAAGCTCGTCGGtcaggaggagctcaagctcGCGCTCATTCTCAACGTCATCGTGAGTACCCCGAGTTCCGAACCGCGGGGATCCCCGAGGTCGACCGCATCGCGTCGACCCCAAAAACCCGTCGCCCCGAAACCTCATCCGACGAGATAGGAAAGGAAGGATCGCGAACCGAGCGCAGCCCTGACCGTTCGTGCATCCCCCGCCCCCTCCGTGCCCACTCCGCAGGATTCCCGCATCGGTGGCTGCCTCATCATGGGCGACCGCGGCACTGGCAagtccgtcgccgttcgcgccctcTCCGATCTCCTCCCCGagatcgacgtcgtcgagggcgacgccttCAACTCGTCCCCGACGGATCCCCAGCTCATGGGccccgaggcgctggaggcgttCAAGGCCGGCCTTGAGCTCACCTGGGCTAAGATGAAGGTTCCCATGGTGGAGGTTCCCCTCGGCACCACCGAGGACAGGATCTGCGGTACCATCGACATCGAgaaggcgctggcggagggcGTCAAGGCGTATGACGCCGGCCTCCTGGCTCGCGCCAACCGCGGCTTGCTCTACATCGACGAGGTGAACCTTCTGGACGACTCGCTCGTGGACGTGGTGCtggactccgccgcgggcgggtggaacaccgtcgagcgcgagggtaTCTCCATCACCCACCCGGCTAAGTTTATCATGATTGGATCGGGCAAcccggaggagggcgagctcCGCCCCCAGCTTCTGGACCGCTTCGGCATGGCGTGCAACATCGCCACCATCTTCGATCAGAAGCAGAGGATCGAGCTGGTGAAGAACCGCATGGCGTACGAGGCGGACCcggaggcgttcgccgcgtcgtgcaAGGCTGAGAcggacgagctcaaggctaAGATTTCCGCGGCGCAGAAGATCCTCCCCAACGTCACGATGGACCGGGACCTGGCGCTCAAGATCTCCGGCGTGtgcgcgctcgtggacgtcgacggactCCGCGGCGATATCGTcgtgacccgcgcggcgaaggcgctcgtggcgtaCGAGGGACGCGATGTGGTGACCGAGGACGACATCAAGCGCGTCATCGGCCCGTGCCTCAGCCACCGCCTTCGCAAGGATCCTCTGGACACCATGGACGGATCCTTCAAGGTCATGCTGGGCTTCAACAAGGTGTTCAACGGCTCCGCGCTCAAGGACTTCAGCGCCGCCATGGAAGAGGGCGTGAAGgaccccgaggaggagcagcgcaaggaggaggaggccaaggcaAAGGaagaggctgccgcggcgccgaagaaggCTGGAGCTTGGGGCGGACTTCCCGGGTTTGGCCGCTAAAAACTGGGGGTTTTGGACTTGTCTCAATATTACTTGTACCCTGGTAATgatcgtccacgtcgtccacgtccgcgcccgtgagGATGATATTCAtgcgcagctcgcgctcggacGCCTTCCCACTTACGCtttccccgcccgccgccgccgacgtcgaccccCCGGATCAGCTCGGAGAGCGTCAGCGCGCTCACGAGCCCGACCCCCCCACGATTGCGGACCCGACCGCGCCAATCCcgaacggcgcgacgcccacgccgacCAACGACGACACGCCGGTGTTCAAGAACTCGCTCACGgcaggggcgcggcgatgccctcCTTGATGAACGGATGCGTCAGCGCGTGCGTGACCGTGATCCGCTTCTCCGGGTCGAAGGTGAATATCTTATCCAGCAGGTCCGCGAGCTGGGACACCTTGCGTCGCTCAGCCTCGCCCAGGTTCTTATCGTGCGCTGCGAGCACCGCGCTGAGCTCCTTGACCGGCTTAGCGTCGCGAATGAGCCGCCGGATTGCCTGGCGCGTCACCGGATCGTCCTCCACCACGCTGAAAACGCCCTCATGGTTGTAGTGGTTGTCCCTGAACGCCGCCCTCCGCAGCAGCTTGCGCGGCACCGGTCCCTTTGCCTCGATGAACTTTTTCATCATCTCGTTGTTGGACCGACCCTGGAACGCTATCTTGCCCATGTACAGCTCGTACAGGCAGCACCCGATGCTCCACAGGTCCATGGGATGAGAGTAAGGCAGACCCAGGATCACCTCGGGCGCCCTGTAGAACCTGGACTGGAGGTAAGGGGTGATCTCGTTATCCCCGTCGAACATGGCGCTGCCAAAGTCGCATATCTTGATGACGTTGTGGGACTTGTTGACCAGAATATTGTCCGGCTTGATGTCCGCGTGGACCACGCCGCAGTTCTTGAGGTGACGCAGCGCGATGAGCATCTGGGTGGCAAACGACCGGACGCCGTGCACGTTCAgaccgacgtcgcggccgtaCTTCTTGATAACCTCCCTCAGGTTCATGTGCATGGACTCGAACACCATGAACACGTGGTCCCTGAACTCGAACGATCGCAGGAACCTGACGCAGTGCCTCTTGTTCTCCGGGTCCGCGTCCATCAGCTTCTTCAGCACCGTAAtctcgagctgcgccgccTTGTACATGGTCTCGTTGGCGCGGATCACCTTCAGCGCAACCTCCGAGtactcgccctcgccgacgtgcgTTGGGTGCGTGGAGACGTCCGCGGGTAGCGGAGGTTGGGGTTGGACGCCGGCCTTTTGCGCCAGGTCCTTCGCCTTGACCACGGTGGAGAacaccccgcgcccgtggctCTCCATCACCTGGTACCGCCCGTCCAACACCTCGCCCATCCTCGCCCGGTAGTacccctccgcgtcgtcccagtTATCGCTCAGTCCCGCGGTcatgtccgccgcgcccgtctgcGCAACCTCCGCGGTTCTATCTATCCTGTGCGCCGCCcgttcctccgcctcgtcgtcgaacatgtcgtcggcgaacatgtccggcgcgtcgtccgaggcggcggcggatggggcAATGTCCGGGCGGTCGGGCGCGGTAGCCGACGGGATCGGGGGTTTggcgggacgcgggggcgacggcggcggcgcgtctccTCCTTCCGGTGGCTCGGTGGCTCGGTGCTTCGCCATGATGGCCTCTCTCCGTTTCCTTCGTTCCTCCGCGAGCCtcctctccctctcctcctcgtcttcgtcgtcctcctccgactcGAGCAGCCCGGGCGCGGTctccttcagcgccgcctcgaccctCGCCCGGtacctcgcctcctcctccgcggcgatcttggCCTGTCGCTCCTTCTCAACCTTCTCGCGCTCGGCCCTCTCCTTGTCCTCCCGTTCCCGCTCCGCCCTCCGCTTGCCGTCCCTCTCCCGGTCGCGATCTCCCCTTTCGCGGTCCAGCCTATCCATgtgcgccccgccgcccctgtCGCGGTCCCGTTCGTCCCGCCGAtctctcccgccgccgccgcggtgttgGTCTCGGTCCTTTTCCCTGTGGTGATCGCGGTCCCTGTGGTGATCGCGGTCCCTGTGGTGATCGCGGTCCCTGCCGCTCCCGCGGCCGGAATCCCTGGGCCTGCGCGAGTCGCGGTCGTCCCAGCTTCGATCGCGCGAGTCATTCCTCCGCCTCTtgcggtcgcggtcgtcgtcgcgcgcgcgatgcctATCTCTCTCCTGGCGATCGGGTTCGGGCACGTGGATTTCGCCCTCTTCGTCGGAGTCCGCGTTGGGGGAAGCCatctctcctcctcggcgcgacgtggactgcggcgtcgaagcgcgcggcacGCAATTCCAGCACAATTCCGCCTGAGTCACCAGCCGTGGGCTCCGATCGAAAGTTCGCGTGCCTTCCCCGCGATCGCCAGTGCGCTCAGGCGCTCGCAAAGGTAGAGTCGCAAGATGGGCGGACCCCCTTACCAAGTCTTCGTCGGGAACGTCCCGTACGATGCCACCGAGGAGCGTCTGCGAGACATGTTCAGCGAGGTCGGACCCGTGCACGACTTCAGGTGCGAACCCGCCCGGGGCTTGGGCCCGCCGATTCGTTAGGGTAATCTTTGCTCCCCGCCCCGCGATCGAGACCGCGTCCGTTCCCTGACGCACCGACCCTGCGTTTCCCCCAGGCTCGTCACCGATCGTGAAACTGGCAAGCTCAAGGGCTACGGCTTCTGCGAGTACATGGACCTGGCgaccgcggagagcgccaAGAGGAACCTGAACGGCCGGGAGTACAACGGCAGAAACCTGAGGGTGGATTttgcggacgccgcggatcgcgaggcgttcgccaagaaggcgggcggcgcgggggggggcggcggggcgccgatCAACTACGACACGCCCATCGGCGGGCCACACGCCGCAGCGGGCGGGGCGCagatgtccgccgcggggatgggTCAGGGGGGCGGGATGGACCAGATCACAAACAGGATCTCGGAGATGTCGCCCGCGCAGCTGTTCTCGGTGATGAACCAGCTCAAGCAGCTCATCGGGCAGGACCAAACCGGGGCCAGACAGCTGCTGGTTCAGAACCCGCAGCTCACGTTGGCCATCTTCCAGGCGCAGCTCACGCTGGGGATGACCaaggcgccgggggcggttCAGAACGGTCAGGGCATCCCGGGAGACGGCGCGCCCCTGccgggcccgccgcggccgatggGCGGCTACCCAGGCAATCCCGCGCCCGGCTACGGAgcccctcccccgccgccgcccggtcaACAGGGTTacggcatgggcggcggcgtgatgCGTCCGGGTCCTCCCCCGGGACCGCCGGCGGTTGGCGGCGTggcgccgttgccgccgccgcagatgTCGCAGATGGGGGGCATGGATCAGCAGCAGGCGCTGCTGCAGCAGGTGATGAGCATGACCCCGGAGCAGATGGCGATGCTGCCACCGGATCAGAGGCAACAGGTGGAGATGCTCAGACAGCTCGCCTCGCAGCAGATGATGTGAACCCGTCATTAGAGAACCAGCGATTGAGAACACAACCGCCAATCCTTCGTAGTCCCCGCGCTTCGGCGATGTTGCGGAGAGTGACGACACCCTGACGTTAAAAATGCACAAGCTCCATCTGAGATCTGTGATGCTACGTCAATCGATTCTGACTCTGCAACGTCATCAAAGACACTCTTTTACAATATTGTCACAGAAAATCATATCAACAAATGCCGGATCACGTCTTCCTCAGTGAAGGAAAGGCGAACCGTAGGGGTATCGGCACACTCGACTGTGTACATGTTTTCCCCCTTGTCGTAGCCAACGATGATTCCAAACGCCCACCGTTGTCTCGTCAGTGGGCTCGTAAAGTCGATCACGTACCGACCGACGACGGAGCTACCCAGAGGAAGACCCAGCTTGACGAGTTCCTTTCGGATTGCTGCGTCGGTCTTGTCTGAGGGCGACTCGGCCTCAGCCGCGGCCCCAACctctcgcgtccaccgccccgcgtccgcctcctcatcctcgttGCATTCCTTCTCCTCATCATCGGCCCGTTCCCGCCCGCGATCCTTCGCCCGTTCCCGGTttgcgtcggcgtcgtcgtcggcgtcgtttGTCCCctctcgcgcccgcctctTTCGGATGGGCCGCTTGGTCCCTCGGGCCACGGCATGGACGACTCCGGGCGCGGTTCGGTTCGCTCCCCTGACAAACCCACTCGCGTCCGCATCGATGGGTGCGGTGAAGTAAGGGTGGCGCAGCGCCTGCCTGGCCGTTATCCTCTTTCTCGGGTCGAGGGCCATGAGGCGCCAGAGCAGGTCGGCGGAGAGCGGCCCGATGGAACCGTCGGGGAACACGTCGAGAAGCGACCGGGGCATCCAGCGTGGGTACGAGTCCCCACTCCAACCCTCCAAGTGATCCACGTCGTCCcaggtggcggcgcgcggggtgccaAACACTTTGAATATGGACAGCAGCTGGTCcagcgtcctcgcgcccTGAGCGTACGAGAACTTGTTGAAGAGGGAGTGTCCCAGGCGAAGCTCCGCGAAGATGCACCCGGCGCTCCACACGTCAACCTCCGGTCCGTACGTCTCTCCGTCGCCGTACCCGTCGTCCAGGTCGGGTTGGTTCTCGTCCGCGTACTCGTCCTCGATCGTCTCGTGGTGCAGAAGTCCCTCGGGCGCCACGTTGTACGGCACAGTGCACGTTCGAAGCGGCGAAACTGGTGCGGGTGGCGTCTGGAGCCGGCGGCTCGACGACCagctcgcgatggcgacccggccgacgcccccgtccgCCGTGGGGTCCAGCAGCAGGTGGCCGGAGTGGAGGTTGCGGTGGCATATGCCGCGCGAGTGCGCGTGCTCGAGGGCGCGCAGAACCTGTCGCAtcaccgtcctcgtccgctcCCGGGTGAGCGTCGCCGAGTTCGGATCCGTCCACGCCCGGGGGGGcctgcacgacgccgcgtatccgtcgtcgccgggatcCCCGCACATCCGCGTCCACTGCGCCCTCATGTTACACGGAAAGTGGTGGTGCACCAGGAGCAGCTTCGGCTCGCCCGGCCTGTACGCGGGAGAGTGGGGCAGGGGGAGCGGGGCGGTCGTCGTCAGCGTCAtctcgggcgacgcgattCCCGGCGCGTTCCTCAGCGCACGCAGGTTGGCCACCTCCCTCAACTTCCTGCAGGGTAAGCCCTCGTTCGGTTTGTCGCCCATCATGACCACCTTCACGGCCTTCGCCTCGCCCGTCAGCCTGTCCTCGCACAGCCAAAGTCTCTCGTCCCTACCCACGCGAGGGAACACAAACTCCCTGACGCCGAAGGAGTTGTAGTCCGCCAGGCCCGCGCGATTGGTTTCCGCCTGACCCTCCGTGGGCGGAACGAATGAGAAGCCCCCGTGCACGGCCGCGCGTCTCTCCCCGGGCGAaaggtcgtcgtccgaggcgtTCAGGCCCAGGGTGGGGATTCGCTTTATGAATCTGAACCTCTTCACAGGGTCCCTCGCGAGCAGCTTGAACGCCTCCCTGGCGCCCCCGTGCCTGGCCTCCATCTCGTCCAGCGTCTTCTCTTCCTCCAGCCTCAGGCTGAGCTCCCTCCAGACCATTCTCGATCGACCAGCTTCAGCCATCGCCCTGCACGTGCGCATTGCGTTGCAGATGTCCTGCGCTTCACGTAGTTTCGACAAGACGAGCCCCAAGACTGCCCCGTCCAGGTGGGATATGTCCACCACGGTGGAACGCGTCTGCGCCCGGTCGGATGACTGGGCCCATCCGCTCAGTCTGACgctgcgtcgcgctcgcttcggcgccctcgaaTCCTCCTTCATGCTCGGAGGCAGGGCGCGTGCCCCTCGCATTTCTGATGTTGTGGTGTTTGAAAAATAAATTTCCTGTCTCGTTCCTGTCTGCCTGTCTGCCTGTCTGCTGTCAAAACATGTGCACTGTCACAGCTGCCCTGCTGCGGGTTTAGCGCCGACCCGGTTTATTCCCCGAACTGGAGCAGCGATCTCGTGCTCACTgcgaccggcgccgagacGTTTAACCGACCAACAGTACGTCGATCGAGTCGAGGTAGATTGCGGCGCATCGGGGGCGTACACACCTCTTCGGGATCCGTGGGCGCGCGGTTTGCGAGCCTGTCGTCGAGAAAACCCTCAATTCAGCGACGATGAGCGGGATGGAGGTCGCCAAGACCGCCTCAGAGGTGGTGGATGTGGTGCGTGCCCTCCCTAGCGACCACCGTTCGATCACGACGCCTCGAAACATCGCGAAACATTATAACTCACTCCAGATCCTCGGCGGATACGCCGTGCACCCCGCTGACTTCCGACTCGATCCCCCGACCCTGCATTCGTTCAGGAACTCCAGGATCGCTCGGTGAATGTGGACGGCGGCACAGCGATCAGGCTGGAGACCCAGACCCACGCCGTGGGCATCATCCAGCCGCCGCCAGATATCCGCGCAATCGTGGACAAGACCGCCCAGTTCGTGGCGAGGAACGGACCGGACTTCGAGAAGCGCATCCTGGGAAGCGAGAAGAACAACCAAAAGTTCAACTTTTTGCTTCCCACCGATCCTTACAACGCTTACTACCAGAGCaagatcgccgcgttcaaggaggaggcggcaggcggagacgcggcggcggtgcaggccaaggctgaggaggccgccaaggccgcgGCCGAGAAGTCCGGCATCGCCGTCGTGGCGGGCACCGGCTCCGCAAGGGCGAAAGTCCTCCAGGCtcccgccaaggctgagtaCAGCGTGGACGTGCCGCCCGGGATAACGTCGCTCGATCTGGACGTGATCAAGCTGACGGCGCAGTTCGTGGCGAGAAACGGCAAGACGTTCCTCACGGGCCTGACGAGCAGGGAGCACAGCAACCCCCAGTTCAACTTTCTGAAGCCGACGCACTCCATGTTTGGGTTTTtcacctccctcgccgacgcgtacTCCAAGGTGTTGATGCCCCCCAAGGGTCTCTCGGAGCAGCtcaagaaggacgaggacaagtccgcgctgctggagcgcgcgctgcagaGGCTCGAGTGGGACAGAACGCAAGAAGCTGCCAAGAAACaagaggacgacgagctcgagaggGAACGCGAAGCCATGGCCGCGATCGACTGGCACgatttcgtcgtcgtcgagactATCGATTttttcgacgaggaggacgaggagctgCCCATGCCCTTAACCCTGCGCGATGTGGTGACCcagctgcgcgacgccgatgcgGAGACGCAGGCGgacggagccgcggcgggcaccgCGGAAGAGGATGATGCGGCGGCAGACGTGGAGATGGACGAAGACGAGAAGGATATGATCCGGGAGGgtgtcgcggcgggcgcagCGCCAAGCGGCGTTTCTGGCCCGGAGCCGTCCATGAAGATCGTTCGCAACTACAAGAAGCCCGAgcagatcgccgcggaggcgaaggcgaaggctTCCGGGGGGGTGGACGCCACCAAGTTCGCCGTGTCGCCAATCAccggcgagctcatcgccgtgGACCAGATGGCAGAGCACATGAGGATCTCGCTCATCGACCCCAAGTGGAAGGTGCAGAAGGAGGCGATGCTGGCGAAACTGAGAGACAGCACCATGGCGAACGATGAGGAGGTCGCGACGAACGTGCTGATGCTGGCGCGTACCAGACCGGACATTTTCGGCAccacggacgaggaggtcaGCACCGCGATCAAGGAGTCAATCGAGAGCAAGAAGAAGCTCGGAAGTGGGGCTGGTGCGACGACAGagacggcggggggcggcagTCTGCCTTCGGCACCCAtccctccaccgcctcctccggcgcggacggcggtaCCCGCGCCTCCGGCGACTCCGATGAtgccgccagctgtgccgccgccgcccgtgatggcgccgccgcccccgacggctGCCGGTCCCGCGCTCaagtccgcgcccgccgtcccGATGCCTCCGCCCGTCTCAACGCTTCGACCCCTCGGCCCCGGCATCGCcgcccctccccctcccGTGGCGGCTCCCGTcgctcctcccgctcctccccccgtcgcccctcccgaagacgacgacgagccgggTACGAAGAAGCGGAAGGTTGGAGAGATGGAGTTGGATTCCGAAGAGGatttcctcgccgccaacggGGGCTCTGGAGTTATCAAGGTGACGTTCCCCagcgtggacggcgacgacaacCTGAACGGGCAGACGGTGGATCTGAACGTTGACTCCCTGAGCACACCGGTGTCGGAGCTCAAGAAGCTCATCAAGGAAGCCGCCGGGGGTCTCGCGGCGAACAAGCAGAAGATATCCGTCCCTGGGCTGGGCTTCTTCACTGACAAAAACTCGCTGGCGTACTACAACATCAAGTACGGGACCACGCTGCAGCTTAGCCTAAAGGAGCGTGGCGGACGTAAAAAGTAGCTCGTGGGAAGAAAGAAAACATCAGACATTCATAGGTCAAAACGCGGATCCAGCCTTCCCCCGTGGCTCAAACTGCCTCAATCCGGGTTTGGCGAACAGCACGGGCATGTCCTTGGCGCACTTGGCCTCCTTCTCTCGCGCGCTGCTCTGTTGGTCAGCCAGGCGCTTGGCGTCGCGCAgagcctccgacgccgcacgAGACGACGGGTTAGAGCGCAACGCGTCGGTGAAGtcctcgcacgcggcgacgtagtCCTCGAGCTGCATTCGGCACCTGCCCCTCGCCAGCAGCGCTGAGCAAGCGTCAACACCTTCAGGCTCCACCGCACCGCCTCGTTCCACAGCCGTCAGCGTCGCGGTGTGGTC contains:
- the CHLL2 gene encoding magnesium-chelatase subunit chli-like protein chloroplast precursor (TargeT and ChloroP predict 33aa cTP); this encodes MSAMATIQLAGAPLVARRGSAKKASKANRRAMRCNAATAAEVEGKVISYPFVKLVGQEELKLALILNVIDSRIGGCLIMGDRGTGKSVAVRALSDLLPEIDVVEGDAFNSSPTDPQLMGPEALEAFKAGLELTWAKMKVPMVEVPLGTTEDRICGTIDIEKALAEGVKAYDAGLLARANRGLLYIDEVNLLDDSLVDVVLDSAAGGWNTVEREGISITHPAKFIMIGSGNPEEGELRPQLLDRFGMACNIATIFDQKQRIELVKNRMAYEADPEAFAASCKAETDELKAKISAAQKILPNVTMDRDLALKISGVCALVDVDGLRGDIVVTRAAKALVAYEGRDVVTEDDIKRVIGPCLSHRLRKDPLDTMDGSFKVMLGFNKVFNGSALKDFSAAMEEGVKDPEEEQRKEEEAKAKEEAAAAPKKAGAWGGLPGFGR
- a CDS encoding predicted protein; the encoded protein is MTAGLSDNWDDAEGYYRARMGEVLDGRYQVMESHGRGVFSTVVKAKDLAQKAGYSEVALKVIRANETMYKAAQLEITVLKKLMDADPENKRHCVRFLRSFEFRDHVFMVFESMHMNLREVIKKYGRDVGLNVHGVRSFATQMLIALRHLKNCGVVHADIKPDNILVNKSHNVIKICDFGSAMFDGDNEITPYLQSRFYRAPEVILGLPYSHPMDLWSIGCCLYELYMGKIAFQGRSNNEMMKKFIEAKGPVPRKLLRRAAFRDNHYNHEGVFSVVEDDPVTRQAIRRLIRDAKPVKELSAVLAAHDKNLGEAERRKVSQLADLLDKIFTFDPEKRITVTHALTHPFIKEGIAAPLP
- a CDS encoding predicted protein, whose translation is MGGPPYQVFVGNVPYDATEERLRDMFSEVGPVHDFRLVTDRETGKLKGYGFCEYMDLATAESAKRNLNGREYNGRNLRVDFADAADREAFAKKAGGAGGGGGAPINYDTPIGGPHAAAGGAQMSAAGMGQGGGMDQITNRISEMSPAQLFSVMNQLKQLIGQDQTGARQLLVQNPQLTLAIFQAQLTLGMTKAPGAVQNGQGIPGDGAPLPGPPRPMGGYPGNPAPGYGAPPPPPPGQQGYGMGGGVMRPGPPPGPPAVGGVAPLPPPQMSQMGGMDQQQALLQQVMSMTPEQMAMLPPDQRQQVEMLRQLASQQMM
- a CDS encoding predicted protein, encoding MKEDSRAPKRARRSVRLSGWAQSSDRAQTRSTVVDISHLDGAVLGLVLSKLREAQDICNAMRTCRAMAEAGRSRMVWRELSLRLEEEKTLDEMEARHGGAREAFKLLARDPVKRFRFIKRIPTLGLNASDDDLSPGERRAAVHGGFSFVPPTEGQAETNRAGLADYNSFGVREFVFPRVGRDERLWLCEDRLTGEAKAVKVVMMGDKPNEGLPCRKLREVANLRALRNAPGIASPEMTLTTTAPLPLPHSPAYRPGEPKLLLVHHHFPCNMRAQWTRMCGDPGDDGYAASCRPPRAWTDPNSATLTRERTRTVMRQVLRALEHAHSRGICHRNLHSGHLLLDPTADGGVGRVAIASWSSSRRLQTPPAPVSPLRTCTVPYNVAPEGLLHHETIEDEYADENQPDLDDGYGDGETYGPEVDVWSAGCIFAELRLGHSLFNKFSYAQGARTLDQLLSIFKVFGTPRAATWDDVDHLEGWSGDSYPRWMPRSLLDVFPDGSIGPLSADLLWRLMALDPRKRITARQALRHPYFTAPIDADASGFVRGANRTAPGVVHAVARGTKRPIRKRRAREGTNDADDDADANRERAKDRGRERADDEEKECNEDEEADAGRWTREVGAAAEAESPSDKTDAAIRKELVKLGLPLGSSVVGRYVIDFTSPLTRQRWAFGIIVGYDKGENMYTVECADTPTVRLSFTEEDVIRHLLI
- a CDS encoding predicted protein (Encodes a SWAP domain-containing protein with hydroxyproline-rich glycoprotein (HRGP) motifs); protein product: MSGMEVAKTASEVVDVELQDRSVNVDGGTAIRLETQTHAVGIIQPPPDIRAIVDKTAQFVARNGPDFEKRILGSEKNNQKFNFLLPTDPYNAYYQSKIAAFKEEAAGGDAAAVQAKAEEAAKAAAEKSGIAVVAGTGSARAKVLQAPAKAEYSVDVPPGITSLDLDVIKLTAQFVARNGKTFLTGLTSREHSNPQFNFLKPTHSMFGFFTSLADAYSKVLMPPKGLSEQLKKDEDKSALLERALQRLEWDRTQEAAKKQEDDELEREREAMAAIDWHDFVVVETIDFFDEEDEELPMPLTLRDVVTQLRDADAETQADGAAAGTAEEDDAAADVEMDEDEKDMIREGVAAGAAPSGVSGPEPSMKIVRNYKKPEQIAAEAKAKASGGVDATKFAVSPITGELIAVDQMAEHMRISLIDPKWKVQKEAMLAKLRDSTMANDEEVATNVLMLARTRPDIFGTTDEEVSTAIKESIESKKKLGSGAGATTETAGGGSLPSAPIPPPPPPARTAVPAPPATPMMPPAVPPPPVMAPPPPTAAGPALKSAPAVPMPPPVSTLRPLGPGIAAPPPPVAAPVAPPAPPPVAPPEDDDEPGTKKRKVGEMELDSEEDFLAANGGSGVIKVTFPSVDGDDNLNGQTVDLNVDSLSTPVSELKKLIKEAAGGLAANKQKISVPGLGFFTDKNSLAYYNIKYGTTLQLSLKERGGRKK